Proteins from a single region of Chaetodon trifascialis isolate fChaTrf1 chromosome 10, fChaTrf1.hap1, whole genome shotgun sequence:
- the ppfibp1b gene encoding liprin-beta-1b isoform X9 has protein sequence MMSDASDMLAAALEQMDGIIAGSKALDYSNGLFDCQSPTSPFMGSLRALHLLEDLRSVLELMDTEERESLRCQIPESTADSLVEWLHGHLSNGHISLGGGDHYQERLSRLESDKESLVLQVSVLTDQVEAQGEKIRDLDLCLDEHREKLNATEDMLQQELLCRTALETQKLELMSEVSNLKLKLNAMEKDRLDCDRFRDSEDLMLEIHELRYRLTELESEKLQYEKKLKSTKEELAILRRQLEGKDGEMRRLQDETGFKAIASSSADPTERDVEVQRMKKAVESLMAANEEKDRKIEELKQSLLRYKKVQDMVMSVQGKKEKTKDNEHVESPGDGSTAFLSVNSVESENPEVTDVEQLKRKSPDELEILNGLSEEPSPTPSPSDPEHVSESAPADSESSPETTKTGSQDQLDRSNNEKNTNEEISKISEKPPMSPSATLPATTEDDSFGSRKARSSFGKGFFKIRGGKKTASTPNLAETERQGTDHLDLAGLPQRSANSDSTHTLPTTPESKKKSKGIKKLFGKLKRSQSTTFNLDDNLPEGEFKRGGVRATAGPRLGWSRDLQRVNNDVDAPFARWSKDQVCNWLQEQGLGLYVNMARVWISSGQTLLQASQQDLERELGIKHPLHRKKLQLALQALGSEEEDNKGKLDYNWVTRWLDDIGLPQYKTQFDEGRVDGRMLHYMTVDDLLSLKVGSVLHHLSIKRAIQVLRLNNYEPNCLRRRPSDENNISPAEISQWTNHRVMEWLRSVDLAEYAPNLRGSGVHGGLMVLEPRFNVETMALLLNIPPNKTLLRRHLATHFNLLIGSEAQQLKQECLENPDYTLLTATTKVKPRKLSFGNFGSLRKKKQEESEEYVCPMDVEMPKGRSFQKGFELQIYEDDLDRLEQMEDSEGTVRQIGAFSEGIQNLTSMLKDDDFFKEASNSPNPSVTDEDSNA, from the exons ATGATGTCCGATGCCAGCGACATGTTGGCAGCTGCCCTGGAGCAGATGGACGGCATTATAGCAG GCTCCAAGGCTCTGGACTACTCCAATGGGCTGTTTGACTGCCAGTCGCCCACGTCTCCTTTCATGGGCAGCCTGAGGGCACTTCACCTTTTGGAAGACCTTCGGAGTGTCCTTGAGTTGATGGACACAGAGGAAAGGGAGAGCCTACGCTGCCAGATCCCTGAGTCCACAGCTGACAGTCTGGTAGAGTGGCTCCATGGTCACCTG TCCAATGGGCACATCTCGCTGGGTGGGGGTGACCACTACCAGGAAAGACTTTCCCGACTAGAGAGTGATAAGGAGTCTCTGGTTCTTCAG GTGAGTGTGCTGACAGACCAAGTGGAGGCTCAGGGAGAGAAGATCCGAGACCTTGATTTGTGTTTGGACGAGCACCGGGAGAAACTCAACGCCACTGAGGACATGCTGCAAcag GAGCTTCTCTGCAGAACGGCACTGGAGACCCAGAAGCTAGAACTGATGTCTGAAGTGTCCAACCtaaagctgaagctgaatgcCATGGAGAAGGACAGACTTGACTGTGATAGGTTTAGGGACAGTGAG GATCTGATGCTTGAAATTCATGAACTGCGGTACAGATTGACAGAGCTTGAAAGTGAAAAACTACAGTACGAAAAGAAACTTAAATCCACAAAG GAGGAGCTAGCCATACTGAGGAGGCAGCTTGAGGGCAAAGACGGAGAGATGAGGAGACTACAGGATGAGACAGGCTTCAAAGCCATCGCCTCGAGCAGCGCAGATCCCACGGAGAGAG ATGTGGAAGTGCAGAGAATGAAAAAGGCGGTTGAGTCATTGATGGCAGCCAATGAAGAGAAG GATCGTAAGATTGAAGAACTGAAGCAGTCGCTGCTGCGGTACAAGAAAGTTCAGGACATGGTGATGTCAGTACAAGGCAAGAAAG AGAAAACCAAAGACAACGAGCATGTCGAGAGTCCTGGTGATGGATCCACTGCGTTCTTGTCAGTCAACTCTGTGGAGTCAGAAAATCCTGAAGTGACAGATGTTGAACAACTGAAAAGGAAGAGCCCAGATGAG TTGGAAATCCTGAATGGACTGAGTGAAGAGCCTTCACCCACACCCAGCCCTTCAGATCCAGAACACGTGTCAGAGTCTGCACCAGCAGATTCAGAAAG CAGCCCAGAAACCACAAAGACTGGCAGCCAGGACCAGCTGGATAGGAGCAATAATGAAAAG aaTACGAATGAAGAGATCAGTAAGATCAGCGAGAAGCCGCCCATGAGTCCCTCTGCAACCTTGCCGGCCACCACGGAGGACGACAGCTTTGGTTCGAGAAAAGCTCGGTCATCTTTTGGAAAGGGTTTCTTCAAGATTCGGGGGGGCAAGAAGACAGCCAGTACTCCTAATCTTG CGGAAACAGAGCGACAGGGAACCGACCACCTGGATCTGGCCGGGCTGCCTCAGAGGTCAGCAAACAGTGACAGCACCCACACACTCCCCACAACCCCAGAGAGCAAGAAGAAATCCAAAGGAATAAAGAAACTCTTTGGGAA gcTAAAAAGGAGTCAGTCTACCACATTTAACCTAGATGACAACCTACCAGAGGGTGAGTTCAAGAGGGGTGGAGTGCGAGCCACAGCGGGACCCAGACTGGGTTGGTCTCGTGACCTCCAGAGAGTCAACAA tGATGTTGATGCTCCCTTTGCACGCTGGTCAAAGGATCAGGTGTGTAACTGGCTGCAGGAGCAGGGTCTCGGCCTTTATGTGAACATGGCTCGTGTGTGGATTTCCTCTGGACAGACGCTGCTACAGGCCTCACAGCAGGACCTGGAGAGG GAGCTGGGAATTAAACACCCGCTGCACagaaagaagctgcagctggctCTGCAGGCCCTgggctctgaggaggaggacaatAAGGGAAAGCTGGACTACAACTGGGTAACAA GATGGCTGGATGACATCGGTCTCCCTCAGTATAAGACTCAGTTTGATGAGGGGAGGGTTGACGGTCGCATGCTGCACTACATGACAGTG GATGACCTGCTCTCTCTGAAAGTGGGCAGTGTCCTCCATCACCTCAGCATCAAGAGAGCTATACAAGTGCTCCGACTCAACAACTATGAGCCCAACTGTTTGCGTCGTAGGCCATCTGACGAG AACAACATTTCTCCAGCAGAGATTTCCCAGTGGACCAACCATCGGGTGATGGAGTGGCTTCGGTCTGTGGACCTGGCTGAATACGCTCCCAACCTGAGAGGCAGCGGTGTGCACGGAGGCCTGATG gttcTGGAACCACGGTTCAACGTGGAGACCATGGCTTTGCTGCTGAACATCCCCCCCAACAAGACACTGCTGCGCCGCCACCTCGCCACACATTTCAACCTGCTCATCGGTTCAGAAGCCCAGCAGCTCAAACAGGAGTGTCTTGAAAACCCAGACTACACTCTGCTTACTGCCACCACTAAGGTCAAG CCAAGGAAACTGTCATTTGGTAACTTCGGCAGtctgaggaagaaaaagcaggaggagagcgaggagtACGTGTGTCCGATGGATGTGGAGATGCCGAAGGGACGAAGCTTTCAGAAAGGCTTCGAGCTGCAGATCTACGAGGACGACCTTGACAGGCTAGAACAG ATGGAGGACTCTGAGGGAACCGTGAGACAGATCGGAGCTTTCTCTGAGGGGATTCAGAACCTGACG AGCATGCTGAAAGATGACGACTTCTTCAAAGAGGCTTCAAACTCACCGAACCCCAGCGTCACAGATGAGGACTCCAATGCATGA
- the ppfibp1b gene encoding liprin-beta-1b isoform X7 — MMSDASDMLAAALEQMDGIIAGSKALDYSNGLFDCQSPTSPFMGSLRALHLLEDLRSVLELMDTEERESLRCQIPESTADSLVEWLHGHLSNGHISLGGGDHYQERLSRLESDKESLVLQVSVLTDQVEAQGEKIRDLDLCLDEHREKLNATEDMLQQELLCRTALETQKLELMSEVSNLKLKLNAMEKDRLDCDRFRDSEDLMLEIHELRYRLTELESEKLQYEKKLKSTKEELAILRRQLEGKDGEMRRLQDETGFKAIASSSADPTERDVEVQRMKKAVESLMAANEEKDRKIEELKQSLLRYKKVQDMVMSVQGKKEKTKDNEHVESPGDGSTAFLSVNSVESENPEVTDVEQLKRKSPDELEILNGLSEEPSPTPSPSDPEHVSESAPADSESSPETTKTGSQDQLDRSNNEKNTNEEISKISEKPPMSPSATLPATTEDDSFGSRKARSSFGKGFFKIRGGKKTASTPNLDRSRSASAPVLAETERQGTDHLDLAGLPQRSANSDSTHTLPTTPESKKKSKGIKKLFGKLKRSQSTTFNLDDNLPEGEFKRGGVRATAGPRLGWSRDLQRVNNDVDAPFARWSKDQVCNWLQEQGLGLYVNMARVWISSGQTLLQASQQDLERELGIKHPLHRKKLQLALQALGSEEEDNKGKLDYNWVTRWLDDIGLPQYKTQFDEGRVDGRMLHYMTVDDLLSLKVGSVLHHLSIKRAIQVLRLNNYEPNCLRRRPSDENNISPAEISQWTNHRVMEWLRSVDLAEYAPNLRGSGVHGGLMVLEPRFNVETMALLLNIPPNKTLLRRHLATHFNLLIGSEAQQLKQECLENPDYTLLTATTKVKPRKLSFGNFGSLRKKKQEESEEYVCPMDVEMPKGRSFQKGFELQIYEDDLDRLEQMEDSEGTVRQIGAFSEGIQNLTSMLKDDDFFKEASNSPNPSVTDEDSNA, encoded by the exons ATGATGTCCGATGCCAGCGACATGTTGGCAGCTGCCCTGGAGCAGATGGACGGCATTATAGCAG GCTCCAAGGCTCTGGACTACTCCAATGGGCTGTTTGACTGCCAGTCGCCCACGTCTCCTTTCATGGGCAGCCTGAGGGCACTTCACCTTTTGGAAGACCTTCGGAGTGTCCTTGAGTTGATGGACACAGAGGAAAGGGAGAGCCTACGCTGCCAGATCCCTGAGTCCACAGCTGACAGTCTGGTAGAGTGGCTCCATGGTCACCTG TCCAATGGGCACATCTCGCTGGGTGGGGGTGACCACTACCAGGAAAGACTTTCCCGACTAGAGAGTGATAAGGAGTCTCTGGTTCTTCAG GTGAGTGTGCTGACAGACCAAGTGGAGGCTCAGGGAGAGAAGATCCGAGACCTTGATTTGTGTTTGGACGAGCACCGGGAGAAACTCAACGCCACTGAGGACATGCTGCAAcag GAGCTTCTCTGCAGAACGGCACTGGAGACCCAGAAGCTAGAACTGATGTCTGAAGTGTCCAACCtaaagctgaagctgaatgcCATGGAGAAGGACAGACTTGACTGTGATAGGTTTAGGGACAGTGAG GATCTGATGCTTGAAATTCATGAACTGCGGTACAGATTGACAGAGCTTGAAAGTGAAAAACTACAGTACGAAAAGAAACTTAAATCCACAAAG GAGGAGCTAGCCATACTGAGGAGGCAGCTTGAGGGCAAAGACGGAGAGATGAGGAGACTACAGGATGAGACAGGCTTCAAAGCCATCGCCTCGAGCAGCGCAGATCCCACGGAGAGAG ATGTGGAAGTGCAGAGAATGAAAAAGGCGGTTGAGTCATTGATGGCAGCCAATGAAGAGAAG GATCGTAAGATTGAAGAACTGAAGCAGTCGCTGCTGCGGTACAAGAAAGTTCAGGACATGGTGATGTCAGTACAAGGCAAGAAAG AGAAAACCAAAGACAACGAGCATGTCGAGAGTCCTGGTGATGGATCCACTGCGTTCTTGTCAGTCAACTCTGTGGAGTCAGAAAATCCTGAAGTGACAGATGTTGAACAACTGAAAAGGAAGAGCCCAGATGAG TTGGAAATCCTGAATGGACTGAGTGAAGAGCCTTCACCCACACCCAGCCCTTCAGATCCAGAACACGTGTCAGAGTCTGCACCAGCAGATTCAGAAAG CAGCCCAGAAACCACAAAGACTGGCAGCCAGGACCAGCTGGATAGGAGCAATAATGAAAAG aaTACGAATGAAGAGATCAGTAAGATCAGCGAGAAGCCGCCCATGAGTCCCTCTGCAACCTTGCCGGCCACCACGGAGGACGACAGCTTTGGTTCGAGAAAAGCTCGGTCATCTTTTGGAAAGGGTTTCTTCAAGATTCGGGGGGGCAAGAAGACAGCCAGTACTCCTAATCTTG ATCGCAGCCGGAGTGCAAGTGCGCCTGTGCTAG CGGAAACAGAGCGACAGGGAACCGACCACCTGGATCTGGCCGGGCTGCCTCAGAGGTCAGCAAACAGTGACAGCACCCACACACTCCCCACAACCCCAGAGAGCAAGAAGAAATCCAAAGGAATAAAGAAACTCTTTGGGAA gcTAAAAAGGAGTCAGTCTACCACATTTAACCTAGATGACAACCTACCAGAGGGTGAGTTCAAGAGGGGTGGAGTGCGAGCCACAGCGGGACCCAGACTGGGTTGGTCTCGTGACCTCCAGAGAGTCAACAA tGATGTTGATGCTCCCTTTGCACGCTGGTCAAAGGATCAGGTGTGTAACTGGCTGCAGGAGCAGGGTCTCGGCCTTTATGTGAACATGGCTCGTGTGTGGATTTCCTCTGGACAGACGCTGCTACAGGCCTCACAGCAGGACCTGGAGAGG GAGCTGGGAATTAAACACCCGCTGCACagaaagaagctgcagctggctCTGCAGGCCCTgggctctgaggaggaggacaatAAGGGAAAGCTGGACTACAACTGGGTAACAA GATGGCTGGATGACATCGGTCTCCCTCAGTATAAGACTCAGTTTGATGAGGGGAGGGTTGACGGTCGCATGCTGCACTACATGACAGTG GATGACCTGCTCTCTCTGAAAGTGGGCAGTGTCCTCCATCACCTCAGCATCAAGAGAGCTATACAAGTGCTCCGACTCAACAACTATGAGCCCAACTGTTTGCGTCGTAGGCCATCTGACGAG AACAACATTTCTCCAGCAGAGATTTCCCAGTGGACCAACCATCGGGTGATGGAGTGGCTTCGGTCTGTGGACCTGGCTGAATACGCTCCCAACCTGAGAGGCAGCGGTGTGCACGGAGGCCTGATG gttcTGGAACCACGGTTCAACGTGGAGACCATGGCTTTGCTGCTGAACATCCCCCCCAACAAGACACTGCTGCGCCGCCACCTCGCCACACATTTCAACCTGCTCATCGGTTCAGAAGCCCAGCAGCTCAAACAGGAGTGTCTTGAAAACCCAGACTACACTCTGCTTACTGCCACCACTAAGGTCAAG CCAAGGAAACTGTCATTTGGTAACTTCGGCAGtctgaggaagaaaaagcaggaggagagcgaggagtACGTGTGTCCGATGGATGTGGAGATGCCGAAGGGACGAAGCTTTCAGAAAGGCTTCGAGCTGCAGATCTACGAGGACGACCTTGACAGGCTAGAACAG ATGGAGGACTCTGAGGGAACCGTGAGACAGATCGGAGCTTTCTCTGAGGGGATTCAGAACCTGACG AGCATGCTGAAAGATGACGACTTCTTCAAAGAGGCTTCAAACTCACCGAACCCCAGCGTCACAGATGAGGACTCCAATGCATGA
- the ppfibp1b gene encoding liprin-beta-1b isoform X1 — protein sequence MMSDASDMLAAALEQMDGIIAGSKALDYSNGLFDCQSPTSPFMGSLRALHLLEDLRSVLELMDTEERESLRCQIPESTADSLVEWLHGHLSNGHISLGGGDHYQERLSRLESDKESLVLQVSVLTDQVEAQGEKIRDLDLCLDEHREKLNATEDMLQQELLCRTALETQKLELMSEVSNLKLKLNAMEKDRLDCDRFRDSEDLMLEIHELRYRLTELESEKLQYEKKLKSTKSLMAKLSSLKIKMGQLQYEKQRKEHKLQAMKEELAILRRQLEGKDGEMRRLQDETGFKAIASSSADPTERVSHPDETLRKRLKEKHVEVQRMKKAVESLMAANEEKDRKIEELKQSLLRYKKVQDMVMSVQGKKEKTKDNEHVESPGDGSTAFLSVNSVESENPEVTDVEQLKRKSPDELEILNGLSEEPSPTPSPSDPEHVSESAPADSESSPETTKTGSQDQLDRSNNEKNTNEEISKISEKPPMSPSATLPATTEDDSFGSRKARSSFGKGFFKIRGGKKTASTPNLDRSRSASAPVLAETERQGTDHLDLAGLPQRSANSDSTHTLPTTPESKKKSKGIKKLFGKLKRSQSTTFNLDDNLPEGEFKRGGVRATAGPRLGWSRDLQRVNNDVDAPFARWSKDQVCNWLQEQGLGLYVNMARVWISSGQTLLQASQQDLERELGIKHPLHRKKLQLALQALGSEEEDNKGKLDYNWVTRWLDDIGLPQYKTQFDEGRVDGRMLHYMTVDDLLSLKVGSVLHHLSIKRAIQVLRLNNYEPNCLRRRPSDENNISPAEISQWTNHRVMEWLRSVDLAEYAPNLRGSGVHGGLMVLEPRFNVETMALLLNIPPNKTLLRRHLATHFNLLIGSEAQQLKQECLENPDYTLLTATTKVKPRKLSFGNFGSLRKKKQEESEEYVCPMDVEMPKGRSFQKGFELQIYEDDLDRLEQMEDSEGTVRQIGAFSEGIQNLTSMLKDDDFFKEASNSPNPSVTDEDSNA from the exons ATGATGTCCGATGCCAGCGACATGTTGGCAGCTGCCCTGGAGCAGATGGACGGCATTATAGCAG GCTCCAAGGCTCTGGACTACTCCAATGGGCTGTTTGACTGCCAGTCGCCCACGTCTCCTTTCATGGGCAGCCTGAGGGCACTTCACCTTTTGGAAGACCTTCGGAGTGTCCTTGAGTTGATGGACACAGAGGAAAGGGAGAGCCTACGCTGCCAGATCCCTGAGTCCACAGCTGACAGTCTGGTAGAGTGGCTCCATGGTCACCTG TCCAATGGGCACATCTCGCTGGGTGGGGGTGACCACTACCAGGAAAGACTTTCCCGACTAGAGAGTGATAAGGAGTCTCTGGTTCTTCAG GTGAGTGTGCTGACAGACCAAGTGGAGGCTCAGGGAGAGAAGATCCGAGACCTTGATTTGTGTTTGGACGAGCACCGGGAGAAACTCAACGCCACTGAGGACATGCTGCAAcag GAGCTTCTCTGCAGAACGGCACTGGAGACCCAGAAGCTAGAACTGATGTCTGAAGTGTCCAACCtaaagctgaagctgaatgcCATGGAGAAGGACAGACTTGACTGTGATAGGTTTAGGGACAGTGAG GATCTGATGCTTGAAATTCATGAACTGCGGTACAGATTGACAGAGCTTGAAAGTGAAAAACTACAGTACGAAAAGAAACTTAAATCCACAAAG TCGCTAATGGCCAAGCTTTCTAGCCTGAAAATCAAAATGGGCCAGTTGCAGTAtgagaaacagaggaaggagcACAAACTCCAGGCTATGAAG GAGGAGCTAGCCATACTGAGGAGGCAGCTTGAGGGCAAAGACGGAGAGATGAGGAGACTACAGGATGAGACAGGCTTCAAAGCCATCGCCTCGAGCAGCGCAGATCCCACGGAGAGAG TCTCTCATCCAGATGAAACTCTTAGAAAGAGGCTGAAAGAAAAAC ATGTGGAAGTGCAGAGAATGAAAAAGGCGGTTGAGTCATTGATGGCAGCCAATGAAGAGAAG GATCGTAAGATTGAAGAACTGAAGCAGTCGCTGCTGCGGTACAAGAAAGTTCAGGACATGGTGATGTCAGTACAAGGCAAGAAAG AGAAAACCAAAGACAACGAGCATGTCGAGAGTCCTGGTGATGGATCCACTGCGTTCTTGTCAGTCAACTCTGTGGAGTCAGAAAATCCTGAAGTGACAGATGTTGAACAACTGAAAAGGAAGAGCCCAGATGAG TTGGAAATCCTGAATGGACTGAGTGAAGAGCCTTCACCCACACCCAGCCCTTCAGATCCAGAACACGTGTCAGAGTCTGCACCAGCAGATTCAGAAAG CAGCCCAGAAACCACAAAGACTGGCAGCCAGGACCAGCTGGATAGGAGCAATAATGAAAAG aaTACGAATGAAGAGATCAGTAAGATCAGCGAGAAGCCGCCCATGAGTCCCTCTGCAACCTTGCCGGCCACCACGGAGGACGACAGCTTTGGTTCGAGAAAAGCTCGGTCATCTTTTGGAAAGGGTTTCTTCAAGATTCGGGGGGGCAAGAAGACAGCCAGTACTCCTAATCTTG ATCGCAGCCGGAGTGCAAGTGCGCCTGTGCTAG CGGAAACAGAGCGACAGGGAACCGACCACCTGGATCTGGCCGGGCTGCCTCAGAGGTCAGCAAACAGTGACAGCACCCACACACTCCCCACAACCCCAGAGAGCAAGAAGAAATCCAAAGGAATAAAGAAACTCTTTGGGAA gcTAAAAAGGAGTCAGTCTACCACATTTAACCTAGATGACAACCTACCAGAGGGTGAGTTCAAGAGGGGTGGAGTGCGAGCCACAGCGGGACCCAGACTGGGTTGGTCTCGTGACCTCCAGAGAGTCAACAA tGATGTTGATGCTCCCTTTGCACGCTGGTCAAAGGATCAGGTGTGTAACTGGCTGCAGGAGCAGGGTCTCGGCCTTTATGTGAACATGGCTCGTGTGTGGATTTCCTCTGGACAGACGCTGCTACAGGCCTCACAGCAGGACCTGGAGAGG GAGCTGGGAATTAAACACCCGCTGCACagaaagaagctgcagctggctCTGCAGGCCCTgggctctgaggaggaggacaatAAGGGAAAGCTGGACTACAACTGGGTAACAA GATGGCTGGATGACATCGGTCTCCCTCAGTATAAGACTCAGTTTGATGAGGGGAGGGTTGACGGTCGCATGCTGCACTACATGACAGTG GATGACCTGCTCTCTCTGAAAGTGGGCAGTGTCCTCCATCACCTCAGCATCAAGAGAGCTATACAAGTGCTCCGACTCAACAACTATGAGCCCAACTGTTTGCGTCGTAGGCCATCTGACGAG AACAACATTTCTCCAGCAGAGATTTCCCAGTGGACCAACCATCGGGTGATGGAGTGGCTTCGGTCTGTGGACCTGGCTGAATACGCTCCCAACCTGAGAGGCAGCGGTGTGCACGGAGGCCTGATG gttcTGGAACCACGGTTCAACGTGGAGACCATGGCTTTGCTGCTGAACATCCCCCCCAACAAGACACTGCTGCGCCGCCACCTCGCCACACATTTCAACCTGCTCATCGGTTCAGAAGCCCAGCAGCTCAAACAGGAGTGTCTTGAAAACCCAGACTACACTCTGCTTACTGCCACCACTAAGGTCAAG CCAAGGAAACTGTCATTTGGTAACTTCGGCAGtctgaggaagaaaaagcaggaggagagcgaggagtACGTGTGTCCGATGGATGTGGAGATGCCGAAGGGACGAAGCTTTCAGAAAGGCTTCGAGCTGCAGATCTACGAGGACGACCTTGACAGGCTAGAACAG ATGGAGGACTCTGAGGGAACCGTGAGACAGATCGGAGCTTTCTCTGAGGGGATTCAGAACCTGACG AGCATGCTGAAAGATGACGACTTCTTCAAAGAGGCTTCAAACTCACCGAACCCCAGCGTCACAGATGAGGACTCCAATGCATGA